One genomic region from Prevotella sp. Rep29 encodes:
- a CDS encoding nitroreductase family protein, with the protein MTIQEAIEARHSVRAYKDQPLSEETVKVLEDEIVTLNNEGQLHIQLICNEPKAFQGTMAKYGKFRNANNYLVMAGKKADDLDERIGYYGEHLVLLAQTLGLNTCWVGLSYSKVPGTYELGKDEKIACYIAIGYGETQGVGHKIKTVEQVSNASDITPSWFKKGVEAALLAPTAVNQQKFSFEYVGMSNNHHQVRAKKGFSMIGYTQMDLGIAKYHFEIGAGKDKFEWV; encoded by the coding sequence ATGACAATACAGGAAGCCATAGAAGCCCGGCATAGTGTGAGGGCTTACAAAGACCAGCCATTGAGCGAGGAAACCGTCAAGGTGCTTGAAGATGAAATTGTGACGTTGAACAATGAAGGACAACTCCACATTCAGTTGATATGCAATGAACCGAAGGCATTCCAAGGGACGATGGCAAAATATGGGAAGTTCCGTAATGCCAACAACTATCTGGTCATGGCAGGAAAGAAAGCCGATGACCTTGATGAGCGCATAGGCTATTATGGTGAGCATCTGGTCTTACTTGCTCAGACACTTGGTTTGAACACCTGTTGGGTAGGACTAAGCTATTCCAAGGTTCCAGGAACGTATGAGCTTGGCAAAGACGAGAAGATTGCCTGTTATATTGCCATTGGCTATGGTGAGACACAAGGTGTAGGCCATAAGATCAAAACCGTTGAGCAAGTCAGCAATGCCAGCGACATCACTCCCTCGTGGTTCAAGAAGGGAGTTGAAGCAGCCTTGCTTGCTCCTACAGCCGTGAACCAACAGAAATTCTCGTTTGAGTATGTCGGCATGAGCAACAATCACCATCAGGTAAGAGCAAAGAAAGGATTCTCCATGATTGGCTATACCCAGATGGACTTGGGCATTGCCAAGTACCATTTTGAGATTGGT
- a CDS encoding type II toxin-antitoxin system HipA family toxin, producing MKTLYVYADFDWLDEPMLVGELGYESLRGSDSYSFKYDNDWLRLYGSLFLSADINNYPGQQYTQPDRDIFGCFSDALPDRWGRLLLNRREQILATEEKRPVRKLSSFDYLMGIDDYSRMGGFRFKENRDWEYINCEESLRIPPLTDIRALVAASMEIEKSEEQNQLPEKKWLLQLIHPGTSLGGARPKAGVMNDEGWLCVAKFPSRNDDYDVGLWEHHSHLLAKEAGVVAAETNVIETGEKYHALLSKRFDRTAEGRRKHFASALTLLGLTDGCDAKTGNGYLDIVDFILQNCCDVEQNLRQLYRRVAFNIAIGNSDDHFRNHGFLLTPRGWTLSPAYDMNPTLNEYQALLINSTTNHADLQVLLDSSEEYMIGKEEAVRIIEEVKAGVKHWKSIATRLGIAKREMDVFEQVFQRSLK from the coding sequence ATGAAGACACTGTATGTATATGCTGATTTCGACTGGCTTGACGAACCGATGCTGGTTGGTGAACTTGGCTATGAATCCCTTCGTGGCTCAGACTCCTATTCGTTCAAGTATGACAATGACTGGCTCCGTCTGTATGGCAGCCTCTTTCTGAGTGCCGACATCAACAACTATCCTGGTCAGCAATATACTCAGCCGGATAGGGACATCTTCGGCTGCTTCAGCGATGCCTTGCCTGACCGTTGGGGACGATTGCTGCTCAACCGTCGCGAACAAATCCTTGCTACGGAAGAGAAACGCCCGGTACGTAAGCTTTCGTCATTTGATTACCTCATGGGTATCGATGACTACTCTCGTATGGGTGGTTTCCGCTTTAAGGAAAATCGAGACTGGGAGTACATCAACTGTGAGGAATCTCTTCGTATTCCTCCTTTGACCGACATTAGGGCTTTGGTGGCAGCCAGCATGGAGATTGAGAAGAGTGAAGAGCAGAACCAGTTGCCGGAGAAGAAATGGCTCCTGCAACTCATTCATCCTGGCACTTCGCTTGGAGGTGCTCGCCCAAAGGCTGGCGTGATGAATGATGAAGGCTGGCTTTGCGTGGCCAAGTTCCCTTCAAGGAACGATGACTATGATGTAGGTCTTTGGGAACACCACAGTCATCTGTTGGCGAAAGAGGCTGGAGTCGTAGCTGCAGAGACGAATGTCATAGAGACAGGTGAGAAATACCATGCTTTGCTCTCCAAGCGTTTCGACAGGACAGCTGAAGGACGAAGAAAGCATTTCGCATCAGCATTGACCCTGCTGGGCTTGACTGACGGCTGTGATGCCAAGACGGGCAACGGCTATCTGGACATCGTGGATTTCATCCTCCAGAACTGCTGTGACGTGGAGCAGAACCTTCGTCAGCTCTATCGTCGAGTGGCATTCAATATCGCCATCGGCAATAGCGATGACCATTTCCGCAACCACGGATTCCTGCTGACCCCACGTGGCTGGACGCTCTCACCAGCATACGATATGAATCCGACCCTGAATGAATACCAGGCTTTGCTCATCAATTCCACAACGAATCATGCTGACCTACAGGTGTTGCTTGATTCCTCGGAAGAGTATATGATAGGCAAAGAAGAAGCCGTGCGTATCATCGAAGAAGTGAAGGCAGGTGTGAAGCATTGGAAGTCAATCGCCACTCGTCTCGGTATAGCCAAGCGAGAAATGGATGTGTTTGAACAAGTGTTCCAACGCTCGCTTAAATGA
- a CDS encoding helix-turn-helix domain-containing protein, producing the protein MSKTTMGNKLPRKLELKMQTVGEQIRLARLRRDLSVAQVAERATCSPMTVARIEKGAPTVAIGIYLRVLYALQLDDDILLLAKKDEMGRALQDLALKHRERASKKQ; encoded by the coding sequence ATGAGTAAAACGACAATGGGTAATAAGTTGCCCCGAAAACTGGAGTTGAAGATGCAGACGGTAGGCGAGCAAATTAGGCTGGCAAGGTTGCGTCGTGACCTTAGTGTAGCGCAGGTGGCTGAACGCGCAACCTGTTCACCTATGACCGTTGCGCGAATAGAGAAAGGCGCTCCGACTGTTGCCATCGGCATCTATCTCCGTGTGCTCTATGCCCTCCAGCTGGATGATGACATCCTGTTGTTGGCGAAGAAAGATGAAATGGGTAGGGCCTTACAGGATCTTGCACTGAAACATCGTGAACGTGCCTCTAAAAAACAATAA